The proteins below are encoded in one region of Mangifera indica cultivar Alphonso chromosome 7, CATAS_Mindica_2.1, whole genome shotgun sequence:
- the LOC123221565 gene encoding basic leucine zipper 1-like gives MTSLPPTSLQIEVEARYAIMMEEKKRKRMQSNRESAKRSRLRREKRLSDLVTEIAMLKQQLMENSKVYDGLSQRAQLLLSENDGLNSEKMQLAEYLKSLCSVFMSSTLKQAGCLSDQPWQVHGPEHPSITTGMSMS, from the coding sequence ATGACCTCTCTTCCTCCTACAAGTTTACAGATTGAGGTTGAAGCTCGATATGCCATAATGATGGaggagaagaaaaggaagaggatGCAGTCCAATCGGGAATCTGCAAAACGGTCAAGGCTGAGGAGGGAAAAAAGATTGTCAGACTTGGTTACTGAGATAGCCATGTTGAAGCAACAACTCATGGAGAACAGTAAAGTATATGATGGCTTGAGTCAAAGGGCTCAATTACTGTTGTCTGAAAACGATGGTTTGAATTCTGAAAAGATGCAGTTGGCTGAGTATTTGAAGAGCTTGTGCTCAGTTTTCATGAGTTCCACGCTGAAGCAGGCTGGTTGTTTATCAGATCAGCCATGGCAAGTTCATGGTCCTGAGCACCCTTCAATAACAACTGGGATGTCCATGTCTTAG
- the LOC123219938 gene encoding probable bifunctional TENA-E protein: protein MEGKTREDLEKNGMIDTWLKKHRLLYTGATKHPFILSIRDGTIDLSSFRTWLGQDYLFVREFAAFVAGVLVKAWKQSDDSYGDTEVILGGLAALNDEVEWFKREASKWDVPLSTIAPQKANGDYCRFLEYLISPEVGYTEAITAFWAIEAVYQESFAHCLEDGYKTPPELQETCQRWGNDGFGQYCLSLKKITNRCLEKASEDAQLFNASKEVLNKAEVALIRVLEHEVEFWNMSRGGS, encoded by the exons ATGGAAGGGAAGACGAGGGAAGATTTAGAGAAGAACGGGATGATCGACACGTGGCTGAAGAAGCACCGTCTCCTCTACACTGGAGCGACCAAGCATCCCTTCATCCTCAGCATTCGTGATGGCACCATCGATCTCTCCTCCTTCAGAACATGGCTG GGACAGGATTACCTTTTTGTTAGGGAGTTTGCTGCTTTTGTAGCGGGCGTTCTGGTGAAAGCATGGAAACAATCAGACGATAGTTATGGTGATACAGAAGTTATATTGGGGGGTCTGGCTGCACTGAACGATGAAGTTGAATGGTTCAAGAGAGAAGCCTCCAAGTGGGATGTTCCACTCTCTACCATTGCTCCTCAGAAAGCTAACGGGGATTACTGCAg ATTTCTAGAGTATTTGATAAGCCCAGAAGTGGGATATACTGAGGCCATCACTGCCTTTTGGGCCATTGAAGCTGTCTATCAAGAAAGCTTTGCTCACTGTCTAGAAGATGGCTATAAGACCCCGCCTGAACTACAGGAAACTTGCCAAAGATGGGGCAACGATGGTTTTGGTCAGTATTGCCTCTCGCTCAAAAAAATCACAAACCGGTGCCTGGAAAAAGCTTCAGAAGATGCTCAACTATTCAACGCCTCAAAGGAGGTCCTAAACAAAGCTGAAGTAGCACTCATCCGTGTCCTGGAACATGAAGTTGAATTCTGGAACATGAGCCGTGGAGGTTCCTGA